The Sphingosinicella humi genome has a window encoding:
- the mnhG gene encoding monovalent cation/H(+) antiporter subunit G, translated as MIQAPDLPTWAALMVAFMVLLGAGITLVGSLGLLKLKTFYERVHAPTLGTTLGTGFIVLGSMICFSVIQSRPLVHELLIIAFVTVTTPITLMLLARAALYRDRTEGNIDIASLGETSKRAE; from the coding sequence ATGATCCAGGCGCCCGACCTGCCGACCTGGGCCGCCCTGATGGTGGCTTTCATGGTCCTGCTTGGAGCCGGAATCACGCTGGTCGGCTCGCTCGGCCTCCTCAAGCTCAAGACCTTCTACGAGCGGGTCCATGCCCCCACCTTGGGGACGACGCTGGGCACCGGGTTCATCGTGCTGGGTTCGATGATTTGCTTTTCGGTGATCCAGTCCCGGCCGCTCGTGCACGAGCTGCTCATCATCGCCTTCGTGACGGTCACTACACCCATCACGCTCATGCTCCTGGCGCGAGCGGCGCTCTATCGCGACCGCACCGAAGGCAATATCGACATCGCGTCGCTGGGCGAGACCTCCAAGCGGGCCGAATAA
- a CDS encoding ATP-dependent zinc protease: protein MKRERPVIGWREWVELPELIDLPIKAKIDSGARTSSIHSFGTRRFYDGGAPWVEFLLHPIQRHATPEIAAVAPIKDERWVKSSNGEAEKRIVIETAARLGEIEWTIELTLASRDVMGFRMLLGREAIRRRFLIDPGRSFRQSDRHPAVIESLEQASS, encoded by the coding sequence GTGAAGCGCGAACGGCCGGTGATCGGATGGCGCGAATGGGTGGAGCTCCCCGAGCTCATCGACCTGCCGATCAAGGCCAAGATCGATAGCGGCGCCCGCACCTCCTCGATCCACAGCTTCGGAACCCGCCGCTTCTACGATGGCGGGGCGCCCTGGGTGGAGTTCCTGCTCCATCCGATCCAGCGCCATGCCACGCCCGAGATCGCCGCGGTCGCGCCGATCAAGGACGAGCGCTGGGTCAAGAGCTCCAATGGCGAGGCCGAAAAGAGGATCGTGATCGAGACCGCCGCACGGCTCGGCGAAATTGAGTGGACGATCGAATTGACGCTCGCCTCGCGCGACGTGATGGGCTTTCGCATGCTGCTGGGCCGCGAGGCGATTCGGCGGCGTTTCCTCATCGACCCGGGCCGCTCCTTCCGCCAGTCGGATCGTCACCCGGCCGTCATCGAAAGCCTGGAACAAGCGTCCTCATGA
- the rimK gene encoding 30S ribosomal protein S6--L-glutamate ligase, with amino-acid sequence MKIALLCRSPHLYSHQRIMEAAKARGHEIDAIDHLRCTIDIASHRPKIHYQGRVLSGYDAVIPRIGASVTFFGTAVVRQFEMMRVYCVNESVAIARSRDKLRSLQLLSRKGIGLPITVFAHKTSNAEDIVKLAGGAPVVIKLLEGTQGIGVVLGETPKAAESIIQAFGGVNTNILVQEYIEEANGEDIRCLVVGDKVVASMMRRGREGDFRSNLHRGGSATAIKITPQERATAISAAKAMGLNVCGVDMLRSNHGPVVMEVNSSPGLEGVEQATGVDVAGKIIQFVEKNWEPGKTRTKGKG; translated from the coding sequence ATGAAGATCGCCCTGCTCTGCCGCAGCCCCCACCTCTATTCCCACCAGCGCATCATGGAGGCGGCGAAGGCGCGCGGGCATGAGATCGACGCCATCGACCATCTCAGATGCACGATCGACATCGCCTCGCACCGGCCGAAAATCCATTATCAGGGCCGCGTCCTCTCCGGCTATGACGCCGTCATTCCCCGCATCGGCGCGTCCGTCACCTTTTTCGGAACGGCGGTGGTCCGCCAGTTCGAGATGATGCGGGTCTATTGCGTCAACGAATCCGTGGCGATCGCCCGCTCGCGCGACAAGCTGAGGAGCCTCCAGCTTCTCTCGCGCAAGGGCATCGGCCTGCCGATCACGGTGTTCGCGCACAAGACCTCCAACGCCGAGGACATCGTCAAGCTCGCGGGCGGCGCGCCGGTGGTGATCAAGCTATTGGAAGGCACCCAGGGCATCGGCGTCGTCCTCGGCGAGACTCCCAAAGCCGCAGAGAGCATCATCCAGGCGTTCGGCGGCGTGAACACCAACATCCTTGTCCAGGAGTATATCGAGGAAGCCAATGGCGAGGACATTCGCTGCCTCGTCGTCGGCGACAAGGTCGTGGCGTCGATGATGCGGCGCGGGCGCGAGGGCGATTTCCGCTCCAACCTCCATCGCGGCGGATCGGCGACGGCGATCAAGATCACGCCGCAGGAGCGGGCGACGGCGATCAGCGCTGCCAAGGCGATGGGCCTCAACGTGTGCGGCGTCGACATGCTGCGGTCCAATCATGGGCCGGTGGTGATGGAGGTGAACTCATCGCCGGGCCTCGAAGGCGTCGAGCAGGCGACGGGGGTCGACGTCGCCGGCAAGATCATCCAGTTTGTCGAGAAGAATTGGGAGCCGGGCAAGACGAGGACCAAGGGGAAGGGCTGA
- a CDS encoding succinylglutamate desuccinylase/aspartoacylase family protein has translation MPRGAFRIGEDEVAPGERRLVSLPMSALANRTPMALPVSVSHGKRDGPTLFVSAALHGDELTGVAICRRLLASKALAITRGTLLMVPIVNAFGFIGHSRYLPDRRDLNRSFPGSASGSLAAQLAHIFLNEVVARSDFGIDLHSAAIHRCNLPQIRVDSHDEESLRLAQAFGAPIIVHSAPHENSLRRTARERGVPVIVYEGGEGLRVDELSVSVGLRGVLSVMAHLGMIRKRRGKRRTPALSTSSRWVRAEQSGIFRPFKGIGDHVDAGERLGVVADPYGESETGVVASLAGIVIGRANIPAVNQGDALFHIARVQNASQLGAHYERLERELDTERLLDEDEIR, from the coding sequence ATGCCAAGGGGGGCGTTCCGCATCGGAGAGGACGAAGTCGCGCCGGGCGAGCGGCGCCTCGTCAGCCTGCCGATGAGCGCGCTGGCCAACCGCACGCCGATGGCGCTCCCCGTTTCCGTCAGCCACGGCAAGCGCGACGGGCCCACCCTGTTCGTCAGCGCCGCCCTCCATGGCGACGAGCTGACCGGGGTCGCCATCTGCCGCCGCCTGCTCGCCTCCAAAGCGCTGGCGATCACGCGCGGCACTCTGCTGATGGTGCCGATCGTCAACGCCTTCGGCTTCATCGGCCACAGCCGCTACCTGCCCGATCGGCGCGACCTCAATCGCAGCTTCCCCGGCAGCGCCAGCGGCTCGCTCGCCGCCCAGCTCGCCCACATCTTTCTCAACGAGGTCGTGGCGCGCAGCGATTTCGGCATCGACCTCCACAGCGCCGCCATCCACCGCTGCAACCTGCCGCAGATCCGGGTCGACAGCCATGACGAGGAATCGCTGCGCCTCGCCCAGGCGTTCGGCGCGCCGATCATCGTCCACAGCGCCCCGCATGAAAATTCGCTGCGGCGGACCGCGCGAGAGCGCGGCGTGCCGGTCATCGTCTATGAGGGCGGCGAAGGGCTCCGGGTCGACGAGTTGTCGGTCAGCGTCGGCCTCCGCGGCGTCCTGAGCGTGATGGCGCATCTCGGCATGATCCGCAAACGCCGGGGCAAGCGCCGGACGCCGGCGCTGTCGACCAGCAGCCGCTGGGTGCGGGCCGAACAAAGCGGCATCTTCCGCCCGTTCAAGGGCATCGGCGACCATGTCGACGCCGGCGAGCGGCTCGGCGTCGTCGCCGACCCCTATGGCGAGAGCGAGACGGGGGTGGTCGCCAGCCTGGCCGGCATCGTCATCGGCCGCGCCAACATTCCGGCGGTGAACCAGGGCGACGCCCTCTTCCACATCGCTCGCGTCCAGAACGCTTCCCAGCTCGGCGCCCATTACGAGCGGCTGGAGCGCGAACTCGACACTGAGCGGCTGCTCGACGAGGACGAGATACGTTAA
- a CDS encoding peptidylprolyl isomerase gives MRFVPLVTALAAAGLVMSCGQADTAPRDGADAAGMWRPAPVTDATEPSEVVADAPDAAWRDVAADNLLIMELADGGRVAIELAPDFAPVHVANIRALARSGWWNGAAIYRVQDNYVVQWGANESDQPLPEGVVKAPPAEYHRPLQGLAARPLGYPDSYAPLAGYAGGWPIGYDPEAGQAWLAHCYGMVGVGRGLSPDTGTGGELYAVIGHAPRHLDRNIATVGRVLTGMEHLAARARGTEALGFYKDEAQHIPIARVTLAADLPEGRRPAYQVMRTDSEAFAAYVTGRANRGGDFFDVPAGGVDLCNALVPTRETKD, from the coding sequence ATGCGTTTCGTTCCGCTTGTGACGGCGCTGGCCGCCGCCGGTCTCGTCATGTCGTGCGGTCAGGCCGACACGGCCCCTCGAGATGGAGCCGACGCGGCCGGGATGTGGCGGCCCGCGCCGGTGACGGATGCGACCGAGCCGTCCGAAGTCGTGGCCGACGCGCCCGATGCCGCCTGGCGAGACGTGGCGGCGGACAATCTGCTGATCATGGAGCTCGCCGACGGCGGCCGCGTCGCGATCGAGCTGGCGCCCGATTTCGCGCCGGTCCATGTCGCCAACATCCGCGCTCTGGCCCGATCCGGCTGGTGGAACGGCGCCGCTATCTATCGCGTGCAGGACAATTATGTCGTGCAATGGGGCGCCAATGAAAGCGACCAGCCACTGCCCGAGGGCGTGGTCAAGGCGCCCCCGGCCGAATATCACCGCCCGCTTCAGGGCCTCGCCGCGCGTCCCTTGGGTTATCCGGACAGCTATGCCCCTCTGGCGGGATATGCCGGCGGCTGGCCCATCGGCTACGATCCAGAGGCGGGACAGGCCTGGCTCGCCCATTGCTACGGCATGGTCGGCGTGGGGCGCGGGCTTTCACCCGATACCGGGACGGGCGGCGAGCTTTACGCCGTGATCGGCCATGCGCCCCGTCACCTCGACCGCAACATCGCTACGGTCGGGCGCGTGCTCACCGGCATGGAGCATCTGGCCGCCCGCGCCCGCGGCACCGAGGCGCTCGGTTTCTACAAGGATGAGGCGCAGCATATCCCGATCGCCCGCGTCACTCTCGCCGCCGATCTGCCGGAGGGGCGCCGCCCGGCCTATCAAGTGATGCGCACCGACAGCGAGGCCTTCGCCGCCTACGTCACCGGACGGGCCAATCGCGGCGGCGACTTTTTCGACGTGCCGGCGGGCGGCGTCGACTTGTGCAACGCGCTGGTCCCGACGCGGGAAACCAAAGACTGA
- the purE gene encoding 5-(carboxyamino)imidazole ribonucleotide mutase, which yields MADEAPAVGIIMGSQSDWETMRHAAECLDGLGIGYETRIVSAHRTPDRLYAYAKRAAGRGVKVIIAGAGGAAHLPGMTASMTRLPVLGVPVESKALSGMDSLLSIVQMPAGVPVGTLAIGKAGATNAGLMAAAILATHDEALAERLDAWRQRQTDGIADKPE from the coding sequence ATGGCGGACGAAGCGCCTGCAGTGGGTATCATCATGGGCAGCCAGTCCGACTGGGAGACGATGCGCCATGCCGCCGAATGCCTCGACGGGCTCGGCATCGGCTATGAGACGCGGATCGTTTCGGCCCATCGCACGCCCGACCGGCTCTATGCCTATGCGAAGAGAGCGGCCGGGCGCGGCGTCAAGGTCATCATCGCCGGCGCCGGCGGCGCGGCGCATCTGCCCGGCATGACGGCTTCAATGACGCGGCTGCCGGTGCTGGGCGTGCCGGTGGAATCGAAGGCGCTGTCCGGCATGGACAGCCTGCTTTCGATCGTCCAGATGCCGGCCGGCGTGCCCGTCGGCACCCTCGCCATCGGCAAGGCCGGGGCGACGAACGCGGGCCTGATGGCGGCCGCCATCCTCGCCACCCATGACGAGGCGCTGGCCGAGCGGCTCGACGCATGGCGCCAGCGCCAGACGGACGGCATCGCCGACAAGCCTGAATGA
- a CDS encoding 5-(carboxyamino)imidazole ribonucleotide synthase, translated as MTLPPGSTIGIVGGGQLGRMLAMAAAQLGYKCHIYAPDKDPPAAEVAALFTRGVYNDEQALARFGAEVDVATYEFENIAAGPLSALADHAPLYPPRAALEIAQDRLSEKDFVTRLGGRPAPYAAVSSRDELEAALGRIGAPAILKTRRFGYDGKGQARIMNAAETDEAWADVRGAPSVLEGFIRFDAEFSILLCRAPSGEVLLWDAPENVHSHGILDHSSVPADPALRPAIAEAQALARKVADALDYVGMLTLEFFATADGAVFNEMAPRVHNSGHWSIEGALTSQFENHIRAICGLPLGATDLIVPEVTMQNLIGDDVERWRDILSDPAAHLHLYGKGEARPGRKMGHVTRLIGRGERL; from the coding sequence ATGACTCTGCCGCCCGGTTCCACCATCGGCATCGTCGGCGGCGGCCAGTTGGGGCGCATGCTCGCCATGGCCGCGGCGCAGCTCGGCTATAAATGCCACATCTACGCACCCGACAAGGATCCGCCCGCCGCCGAGGTGGCAGCGCTGTTCACACGCGGCGTCTATAATGACGAACAGGCCCTCGCCCGCTTCGGCGCCGAGGTCGACGTCGCCACCTACGAGTTCGAGAATATCGCCGCCGGGCCGCTCTCCGCGCTCGCCGACCACGCACCGCTCTATCCGCCCCGCGCCGCGCTGGAGATCGCGCAGGATCGCCTCAGCGAGAAGGATTTCGTCACCCGCCTCGGCGGACGTCCGGCACCCTATGCCGCCGTTTCCTCTCGAGACGAGCTGGAGGCGGCCCTCGGCCGGATCGGCGCTCCCGCGATCCTGAAGACGCGGCGCTTCGGCTATGACGGCAAGGGCCAGGCCAGGATCATGAATGCGGCCGAAACGGACGAGGCCTGGGCGGACGTCAGGGGCGCCCCTTCTGTTCTCGAAGGCTTTATCCGGTTCGACGCGGAATTCTCGATCCTGCTCTGCCGCGCGCCCTCCGGCGAGGTGCTGCTCTGGGACGCGCCGGAGAATGTGCACAGCCACGGCATTCTCGACCATTCGAGCGTTCCCGCCGACCCGGCGCTCCGGCCCGCCATCGCCGAAGCCCAGGCGCTCGCCCGCAAGGTCGCCGACGCGCTCGACTATGTCGGCATGCTGACCCTGGAGTTCTTCGCGACGGCGGACGGCGCGGTGTTCAACGAGATGGCGCCGCGCGTCCACAATAGCGGCCACTGGTCGATCGAGGGCGCGCTCACGTCACAGTTCGAAAACCACATCCGCGCCATTTGCGGCCTGCCGCTCGGCGCCACCGATCTGATCGTGCCGGAAGTAACGATGCAGAACCTGATCGGCGACGATGTCGAGAGATGGCGCGACATCCTCTCCGATCCGGCCGCCCATCTCCACCTCTATGGCAAAGGCGAAGCGCGCCCCGGCCGCAAGATGGGTCATGTCACGCGCCTGATCGGTCGCGGCGAGCGGCTCTAG
- a CDS encoding M16 family metallopeptidase: MRLLKLPITLLSALALAACSATTVSDSPAPAAVAANATAQAPAPAPISELVQAVDIPYEQFTLDNGLRVVVHEDRKAPVVAVSIWYNVGSKDEPEGKTGFAHLFEHLMFNGSENAPGEYFEPLARIGATDLNGTTWFDRTNYFQTVPRAALETVLFLESDRMGHLLGAVTQEKLDNQRGVVQNEKRQGDNQPYGLVEYAQLEALFPEGHPYAHSTIGSMADLDAASLADVKKWFTDNYGPNNAVLVLAGDINAAEARPLVDKYFGDIPRGPENVPAEASVPTLATPVTEVMKDKVATVRLYRNWVVPGLLDPEMVPLDVGASILGGLASSRLDNELVRQDQTAVRVSANLQPFHRLSIFEVQVDVKPGQDPEPVAQRLDAIIADLIAKGPSEDEVSRAVTSVVANRIKGLEEVGGFGGKAVALAEGALYANDPSFYKKQLAAYAEVTPATVQAALQKWLTRPAYVLRVVPGERDPYQEAEVSKAGGVTQRPRYYRAPGPGEQPLAPEPQGFVQVDRSKLPEVGPIADLDFPDVERSRLSNGIEVVFARRAAVPVVLVAVEFDAGYAADPDGKAGLQNLMASLLDEGTTSMNSRELAEARERLGAGIDIDPSLDRTTVTLSALEPNLAASLALMADIVKNPAFDPGEIERLRAQQLAGIASELTQPVGIALRTLPPLLYGEQHPYGTPFTGSGHADDVKALTREDIVAAHQRWIRPDNAQIFVVGNSTLAEIAPLLEANFGDWALPATPKGTKTLDGAIPAPKPRIVLIDRPQSPQSLILAGSILPVQGTDDLTTLLAANEVLGGSFLSRLNTELRETKGWAYGVQGFVNRVEHRVPYIVYAPVQTDKTGPSIAALQEQMNMFLSNKGVTPDELSRTINGSIRELPGSYETSSEVLGAIEGNALYDRPDNYQETLASRYKAMTAAELDQAARTVIDPKQLVWVVVGDAAKVRPQLDALGLPVETMTLE; this comes from the coding sequence ATGCGCCTCTTGAAGCTACCGATCACGCTTCTCTCTGCTTTGGCGCTCGCGGCCTGTTCGGCCACGACGGTGAGCGACAGCCCCGCGCCGGCCGCGGTCGCAGCCAACGCGACGGCGCAGGCGCCGGCGCCCGCACCGATCTCGGAGCTCGTCCAGGCTGTCGATATTCCCTATGAGCAGTTCACCCTCGACAACGGCCTGCGGGTCGTCGTCCACGAGGACCGCAAGGCGCCGGTAGTGGCGGTGTCCATCTGGTACAATGTCGGCTCCAAGGATGAGCCGGAGGGCAAGACCGGGTTCGCCCACCTTTTCGAGCATCTGATGTTCAACGGCTCGGAGAACGCTCCGGGCGAATATTTCGAGCCGCTCGCCCGCATCGGGGCGACGGACCTCAACGGCACGACCTGGTTCGATCGCACCAACTATTTCCAGACGGTGCCGCGAGCGGCGCTGGAGACGGTGCTTTTCCTCGAAAGCGACCGCATGGGCCATCTCCTCGGCGCGGTGACCCAGGAGAAGCTCGATAATCAGCGCGGCGTCGTCCAGAACGAGAAGCGCCAGGGCGACAACCAGCCCTATGGTCTCGTCGAATATGCGCAGCTCGAAGCGCTCTTTCCGGAGGGGCATCCTTATGCCCATTCCACCATCGGCTCGATGGCCGACCTCGACGCCGCCAGCCTCGCCGATGTGAAGAAGTGGTTCACCGACAATTACGGGCCGAACAACGCGGTCCTGGTCCTTGCCGGCGACATCAATGCGGCCGAGGCGCGACCGCTGGTCGATAAATATTTCGGCGACATTCCGCGCGGGCCCGAGAATGTGCCCGCCGAGGCCTCCGTTCCGACCCTCGCCACGCCCGTCACTGAGGTGATGAAGGACAAGGTCGCGACCGTTCGCCTCTATCGCAACTGGGTCGTGCCCGGCCTGCTCGATCCGGAAATGGTGCCGCTCGACGTCGGCGCCTCCATCCTGGGCGGCCTTGCCAGCTCGCGGCTCGACAACGAGCTGGTGCGCCAGGACCAGACGGCGGTGCGGGTCTCCGCCAATCTCCAGCCCTTCCACCGCCTCAGCATCTTCGAAGTGCAGGTGGACGTGAAGCCGGGCCAGGATCCCGAACCGGTCGCCCAGCGCCTCGATGCGATCATCGCCGATCTCATCGCCAAGGGCCCAAGCGAGGATGAAGTGAGCCGCGCCGTCACCAGCGTGGTCGCGAACCGCATCAAAGGCCTGGAGGAGGTCGGCGGCTTCGGCGGCAAGGCCGTCGCGCTGGCCGAGGGCGCGCTCTACGCGAACGATCCCAGCTTCTACAAAAAGCAGCTCGCCGCCTATGCCGAAGTGACGCCGGCCACCGTGCAGGCGGCGCTCCAGAAATGGCTGACCCGGCCGGCCTATGTGCTTCGCGTCGTGCCCGGCGAGCGCGATCCCTATCAAGAGGCCGAGGTCTCCAAGGCGGGCGGAGTGACGCAGCGCCCGCGCTACTATCGCGCGCCCGGCCCGGGCGAGCAGCCGCTCGCGCCCGAGCCGCAGGGCTTCGTTCAGGTTGACCGCTCCAAGCTTCCCGAAGTGGGGCCGATCGCCGACCTCGATTTCCCCGACGTCGAGCGGTCCAGGCTCTCCAACGGCATCGAGGTCGTGTTCGCCCGCCGCGCCGCCGTTCCGGTGGTGCTCGTCGCCGTGGAGTTCGACGCCGGCTATGCGGCCGACCCGGACGGAAAGGCGGGGCTCCAGAACCTGATGGCGTCGCTGCTCGACGAAGGCACGACGAGCATGAACTCCCGCGAACTTGCCGAGGCGCGGGAGCGGCTGGGCGCCGGCATCGATATCGACCCGTCGCTCGACCGCACCACCGTCACCCTGTCGGCGCTGGAGCCGAACCTGGCGGCGTCGCTCGCTCTCATGGCCGACATCGTCAAGAACCCGGCCTTCGATCCCGGCGAGATCGAGCGGCTGCGGGCGCAGCAGCTGGCGGGCATCGCCAGCGAGCTGACCCAGCCGGTCGGCATCGCGCTCCGCACCCTGCCGCCGCTCCTTTACGGCGAGCAGCACCCTTACGGCACGCCGTTCACCGGCTCCGGCCACGCCGACGATGTGAAGGCGCTGACGCGCGAGGACATCGTCGCCGCTCACCAGCGCTGGATCCGGCCGGACAATGCGCAGATCTTCGTGGTCGGCAATTCGACGCTGGCCGAGATCGCGCCGCTGCTGGAGGCGAATTTCGGTGACTGGGCGCTGCCGGCGACGCCCAAAGGAACGAAGACGTTGGACGGAGCGATCCCGGCGCCCAAGCCGCGCATCGTGCTGATCGATCGGCCGCAGTCGCCGCAGTCGCTGATCCTTGCCGGCTCTATCCTTCCCGTCCAGGGGACCGACGACCTGACGACGCTCCTGGCCGCCAACGAGGTGCTGGGCGGGAGCTTCCTCTCGCGCCTCAACACCGAGCTTCGGGAGACCAAGGGCTGGGCCTATGGCGTGCAGGGCTTCGTCAACCGCGTCGAGCACCGTGTGCCCTACATCGTCTACGCACCGGTGCAGACCGACAAGACCGGCCCGTCGATCGCCGCGCTGCAGGAGCAGATGAACATGTTCCTGTCGAACAAGGGCGTGACGCCGGACGAACTGTCGCGGACGATCAACGGCAGCATCCGCGAGCTGCCGGGCAGCTACGAGACGTCCTCCGAGGTGCTGGGCGCGATCGAGGGCAATGCCCTCTACGACCGCCCCGACAATTATCAGGAGACGCTGGCCAGCCGCTACAAGGCGATGACCGCGGCCGAGCTCGACCAGGCGGCGCGCACGGTGATCGATCCGAAGCAACTTGTCTGGGTGGTGGTGGGCGACGCCGCCAAGGTGAGGCCGCAGCTCGACGCGCTGGGCCTGCCCGTCGAGACGATGACTCTGGAGTAA
- a CDS encoding M28 family metallopeptidase produces the protein MHFKILTAATALSLSAAALAQQAAEPTFTADAFRAHVAFLADDLLEGRNTGERGYDLAARYVATRFEALGLMPAAEGSWYQQVPFQESRLGEAPATLTIGGKSFANGENVLIGPSTHEPRQELSGEVVFVGFGLDAPESGFDDYAGLDIKGKVVAMLSGFPKGTPSELGAHLASEKARMAEEHGAIGILSIPTRSSLKTFSWERRQKYADEPSLTWVAKDGTPYDSAPGIRFSASLNTPAAEALFAGAPKSLSAVLDLAEKKGGKPKGFTLKPSVEFERSSVKTALTSPNVVAVLPGSDPALADEYVLLMAHLDHDGVKDEGEDRIMNGAMDNASGIATMLVVARAMATSPERPKRPILFAAVTAEEDGLLGSQYLAKNPVVDGKVVGVVNLDMPVLLYDFTDVIAFGAEHSTLGLIVERAAARMNVALAEDPMPEQGLFTRSDHYRFVQEGVPSVFLMTGFSNGGKEKFTHFLSTNYHTVSDEIALPFDWQAGAKFARINYLIAREIADAPEAPRWYANDFFGDTFAPKASKATAP, from the coding sequence ATGCACTTCAAGATACTGACCGCAGCCACGGCCCTGTCCCTTTCGGCCGCGGCCTTGGCCCAGCAGGCGGCGGAACCCACCTTCACCGCCGACGCCTTCCGCGCCCATGTCGCCTTTCTCGCCGACGATCTTCTCGAGGGCCGCAATACCGGCGAGCGCGGCTACGACCTCGCCGCCCGCTACGTCGCCACCCGCTTCGAGGCGCTGGGGCTGATGCCCGCGGCGGAGGGAAGCTGGTATCAGCAGGTGCCCTTCCAGGAGAGCCGGCTCGGCGAAGCACCCGCCACGCTCACCATCGGCGGCAAGAGCTTCGCCAATGGCGAGAATGTGTTGATCGGCCCCAGCACCCATGAGCCCAGACAGGAACTGAGCGGCGAGGTGGTCTTCGTCGGCTTCGGCCTCGATGCGCCGGAGAGTGGCTTCGACGATTATGCCGGCCTCGACATCAAGGGGAAGGTGGTCGCCATGCTGAGCGGCTTTCCCAAGGGCACGCCGAGCGAGCTCGGCGCCCATCTCGCGTCCGAGAAGGCACGTATGGCCGAGGAGCATGGCGCGATCGGCATCCTCAGCATCCCGACCCGCAGTTCGCTGAAGACCTTTTCGTGGGAACGCCGCCAGAAATATGCCGACGAACCGTCGCTCACCTGGGTAGCCAAGGACGGCACCCCCTATGACTCGGCACCCGGCATCCGCTTCAGCGCGTCGCTTAACACGCCGGCCGCGGAAGCTCTGTTCGCCGGCGCCCCCAAATCCCTGTCGGCGGTGCTCGACCTCGCCGAAAAGAAGGGCGGCAAGCCCAAGGGCTTTACGCTGAAGCCGTCGGTCGAATTCGAGCGCAGCAGCGTCAAGACCGCGCTCACCAGCCCTAATGTGGTCGCGGTGCTGCCCGGCTCCGACCCGGCCCTCGCCGACGAATATGTGCTGCTCATGGCCCATCTCGACCATGACGGCGTCAAGGACGAGGGCGAGGACCGCATCATGAACGGCGCGATGGACAATGCCAGCGGCATCGCCACCATGCTGGTAGTCGCCCGCGCCATGGCGACCTCGCCCGAGCGGCCGAAGCGCCCGATCCTCTTCGCCGCCGTCACCGCCGAGGAGGACGGCCTGCTCGGCTCCCAATATCTGGCTAAGAACCCGGTGGTGGACGGCAAGGTCGTCGGAGTCGTCAATCTCGACATGCCGGTCTTGCTCTACGATTTCACCGACGTCATCGCCTTCGGCGCCGAGCATTCGACCCTGGGCCTCATCGTCGAGCGCGCCGCGGCCCGGATGAATGTCGCTCTCGCCGAGGACCCCATGCCGGAACAGGGCCTGTTCACGCGCTCCGACCATTATCGCTTCGTCCAGGAAGGCGTGCCCTCGGTGTTCCTGATGACGGGCTTCTCCAATGGCGGGAAGGAGAAGTTCACCCACTTCCTTTCCACCAACTATCACACCGTCAGCGACGAGATCGCCCTTCCCTTCGACTGGCAGGCCGGCGCCAAGTTCGCGCGGATCAACTATCTGATCGCCCGCGAGATCGCCGACGCTCCAGAGGCGCCGCGCTGGTACGCGAACGACTTCTTCGGCGACACCTTCGCGCCCAAGGCGAGCAAGGCGACAGCGCCGTAA
- a CDS encoding carboxymuconolactone decarboxylase family protein, translated as MKPRLDPLATATADLKPMLALSESVHASGLERSLIELVKIRASQINGCAYCIHMHTTEARKMGETEEAIYLLDAWRESPIYSDRERAALAWTEALTRVADTHAPDEDYARLDAHFSDEEKVKLTLLIGVINTWNRIAIGFRAVHPVETAERAAA; from the coding sequence ATGAAGCCCAGACTGGACCCGCTCGCCACCGCCACGGCCGATTTGAAGCCGATGCTGGCGCTCAGCGAAAGCGTCCATGCGAGCGGCCTCGAGCGGAGCCTGATCGAGCTCGTGAAGATCCGGGCGTCCCAGATCAACGGCTGCGCCTATTGCATCCACATGCACACGACCGAAGCGCGCAAGATGGGCGAGACTGAGGAGGCCATCTACCTGCTCGACGCCTGGCGCGAGAGCCCGATCTATTCGGACCGCGAGCGCGCGGCGCTGGCCTGGACCGAGGCGCTGACCCGTGTCGCCGATACCCATGCGCCGGACGAGGATTATGCCCGGCTCGACGCTCATTTCTCGGATGAGGAGAAGGTGAAGCTTACCCTGCTCATCGGGGTAATAAACACGTGGAACCGCATCGCCATCGGCTTCCGGGCGGTCCACCCGGTCGAGACGGCCGAGCGCGCGGCGGCGTGA